A single genomic interval of Streptomyces showdoensis harbors:
- a CDS encoding MFS transporter produces MTSQTTVEKAPQGQGGGRTPDGSPAPAQAKGLRGHPWLTLFAVAVGVMMVALDGTIVAIANPAIKDDLQASLAEVQWITNGYLLALAVALITAGKLGDRFGHRQTFIIGIAGFAASSGAIGLSSSIGLVVGFRVLQGLFGALLMPAALGLLRATFPAEKLNMAIGIWGMVIGASTAGGPIVGGLLVEHVSWQSVFFINVPVGVLALVLGLVILKDHRAENAPRSFDVLGILLLSGAMASLIWGIIKAGESWGWSSGKTWGCLIGALLLFVVFAFWETRVKEPLIPLAMFRSVPLSAGVVLMVLMAFAFMGGLFFVTFYLQGVKGLSPVDSGMHLLPLTGMMIVSSPLAGALITKFGPRVPLVGGMVCTAVAMFGMITLTSGTGTLAMSLWFALLGLGLAPVMVGATEVIVGNAPLELSGVAGGLQQAAMQVGGALGTAVLGAVMSSKVSSAFAENWKAAGIPTPPDPRLEQAAEFGMVPPELAKAPGMTPDMFQVIGKVIHDTFMDGMGLAFTVAGVVAVVAAVVATLTKRGANAEAGAGAAHI; encoded by the coding sequence ATGACTAGTCAGACCACCGTGGAAAAGGCCCCGCAGGGGCAGGGGGGTGGCCGGACGCCCGACGGGAGCCCGGCTCCGGCTCAGGCGAAGGGGCTGCGCGGCCACCCGTGGCTGACCCTGTTCGCCGTCGCCGTGGGCGTCATGATGGTCGCGCTCGACGGCACGATCGTCGCCATCGCCAACCCCGCCATCAAGGACGACCTCCAGGCCTCGCTGGCCGAGGTCCAGTGGATCACCAACGGCTACCTCCTCGCGCTGGCCGTCGCGCTGATCACGGCCGGCAAGCTGGGCGACCGCTTCGGCCACCGGCAGACCTTCATCATCGGCATCGCGGGCTTCGCCGCCTCCTCCGGCGCGATCGGGCTGTCGAGCTCGATCGGCCTCGTGGTCGGCTTCCGCGTCCTCCAGGGCCTCTTCGGCGCCCTGCTGATGCCGGCCGCGCTCGGCCTGCTGCGGGCCACCTTCCCGGCCGAGAAGCTCAACATGGCCATCGGCATCTGGGGCATGGTCATCGGCGCCTCGACCGCGGGCGGTCCGATCGTCGGCGGCCTGCTCGTCGAGCACGTCAGCTGGCAGTCCGTCTTCTTCATCAACGTGCCGGTCGGCGTCCTCGCGCTCGTCCTCGGCCTGGTGATCCTCAAGGACCACCGCGCCGAGAACGCCCCGCGCTCCTTCGACGTCCTCGGCATCCTGCTGCTCTCCGGCGCGATGGCCTCCCTCATCTGGGGCATCATCAAGGCCGGCGAGTCCTGGGGCTGGTCGAGCGGCAAGACCTGGGGCTGTCTGATCGGCGCCCTGCTGCTCTTCGTCGTCTTCGCCTTCTGGGAGACCCGGGTCAAGGAGCCGCTCATCCCGCTGGCGATGTTCCGCTCCGTGCCGCTCTCGGCCGGTGTGGTGCTGATGGTCCTGATGGCCTTCGCCTTCATGGGCGGCCTGTTCTTCGTGACCTTCTACCTCCAGGGCGTGAAGGGCCTCAGCCCGGTCGACAGCGGCATGCACCTGCTGCCGCTGACCGGCATGATGATCGTCTCCTCGCCGCTGGCCGGCGCGCTGATCACCAAGTTCGGCCCGCGGGTCCCGCTGGTCGGCGGCATGGTCTGCACCGCCGTCGCGATGTTCGGCATGATCACCCTCACCTCCGGTACGGGCACCCTCGCGATGTCCCTCTGGTTCGCCCTGCTCGGCCTGGGTCTCGCCCCGGTCATGGTCGGCGCCACCGAGGTCATCGTCGGCAACGCGCCGCTGGAGCTCTCCGGCGTGGCCGGCGGTCTGCAGCAGGCCGCCATGCAGGTCGGCGGTGCCCTCGGCACGGCCGTGCTGGGCGCGGTGATGTCCTCCAAGGTCTCCAGCGCCTTCGCGGAGAACTGGAAGGCCGCGGGCATCCCGACGCCGCCGGACCCGCGCCTGGAGCAGGCCGCCGAGTTCGGCATGGTGCCGCCGGAGCTGGCCAAGGCCCCGGGCATGACGCCCGACATGTTCCAGGTGATCGGCAAGGTCATCCACGACACGTTCATGGACGGCATGGGGCTCGCCTTCACCGTCGCCGGCGTCGTGGCGGTCGTGGCCGCCGTCGTCGCCACGCTCACCAAGCGCGGCGCCAACGCGGAGGCGGGCGCGGGCGCGGCCCACATCTGA
- a CDS encoding TetR/AcrR family transcriptional regulator — protein sequence MTLPGLRERKKQRTRDALIRVALELFTTQGYEGTTVDEIADAVEVSQRTFFRYFASKEEVAFAVQQMVEERFMRALTERPPEEGPFDAMRNAVLSAWDTIGEAIAEVVPVELYVRSFQVIESTPALLAVHLRRSTEMEESIARVIAEREGLDVDADPRPRIAVAAFSGVMRVTGQLWGRGEDPTLEAIRALTERYLDHLGPALAPDWRA from the coding sequence GTGACGCTTCCCGGTCTGCGCGAGCGGAAGAAGCAGCGCACCCGTGACGCGCTGATCCGGGTGGCCCTGGAGCTCTTCACCACCCAGGGGTACGAGGGGACCACCGTCGACGAGATCGCCGACGCGGTCGAGGTCTCGCAGCGCACCTTCTTCCGCTACTTCGCCTCCAAGGAGGAGGTGGCCTTCGCCGTCCAGCAGATGGTGGAGGAGCGGTTCATGCGCGCGCTCACCGAACGGCCCCCCGAGGAGGGCCCGTTCGACGCCATGCGCAACGCGGTCCTGAGCGCCTGGGACACCATCGGCGAGGCCATCGCCGAGGTCGTCCCGGTCGAGCTGTACGTCCGCAGCTTCCAGGTCATCGAGTCCACGCCCGCCCTGCTCGCGGTCCACCTGCGGCGCTCCACGGAGATGGAGGAGTCCATCGCGCGGGTGATCGCCGAGCGCGAGGGGCTCGACGTGGACGCGGACCCGCGCCCGCGGATCGCCGTGGCGGCGTTCAGCGGCGTGATGCGGGTGACAGGCCAGCTGTGGGGGCGGGGCGAGGACCCGACCCTGGAGGCGATCCGCGCGCTCACCGAGCGGTACCTGGACCACCTGGGCCCGGCCCTCGCGCCGGACTGGAGGGCGTGA
- a CDS encoding potassium channel family protein, which produces MKDRWEERTQTPLLVLAVAFGLAYAVPIVAPGADPWVHRLCTHVEWAVWAAFALDYLVRLALAPARWAFVRGHPLDLLAVILPMVQPLRLLRVVSTLLLVGRRARMAPQITLTTYVAGSVVGLMMFGSLAVLHVERDAPNGNIKTLGDAVWWSFTTMTTVGYGDHAPTTGLGRVLAVGLMLSGIALLGVVTANIAAWFIARFERDDETERRQLELLEALTVEVRELRAEVARLAAPPPGAPEVPAPAPTSPRS; this is translated from the coding sequence ATGAAGGACCGCTGGGAAGAGCGCACCCAGACACCGCTCCTGGTGCTGGCCGTGGCGTTCGGCCTCGCCTATGCCGTGCCCATCGTGGCGCCCGGCGCCGACCCGTGGGTGCACCGGCTGTGCACCCACGTGGAGTGGGCGGTGTGGGCCGCGTTCGCCCTGGACTACCTCGTGCGCCTCGCGCTCGCCCCGGCCAGGTGGGCGTTCGTGCGGGGGCATCCGCTGGACCTGCTCGCGGTGATACTGCCGATGGTGCAGCCGCTGCGGCTGCTGCGGGTGGTGTCGACGCTCCTCCTGGTCGGCCGGCGGGCCCGGATGGCCCCGCAGATAACGCTCACCACCTATGTGGCGGGCTCGGTGGTCGGGCTGATGATGTTCGGCTCGCTGGCCGTGCTCCACGTGGAGCGGGACGCGCCGAACGGCAACATCAAGACGCTGGGCGACGCGGTCTGGTGGTCCTTCACCACGATGACCACCGTCGGCTACGGCGACCACGCCCCGACCACGGGTCTGGGCCGGGTGCTCGCGGTGGGCCTGATGCTGTCGGGCATCGCCCTGCTCGGTGTGGTGACGGCCAACATCGCCGCCTGGTTCATCGCCCGCTTCGAGCGGGACGACGAGACCGAGCGCCGGCAGCTGGAACTCCTGGAGGCGCTGACCGTCGAGGTGCGGGAGCTGCGGGCCGAGGTGGCCCGGCTGGCCGCCCCGCCGCCCGGCGCCCCGGAGGTCCCGGCGCCGGCCCCTACCTCTCCCAGATCTTGA
- a CDS encoding peptidase inhibitor family I36 protein, translating to MYTKTMLAVGAVLTTLLTIPAEAAVPVAAPAAVPTAAAPARPAAAAGGTALGPCGPGQLCLWPKAEFKGRAQTHELASVDIESCVALPAGTTAQALANRTGRPVTTYQSAVCAETGEFETYPGRGTWVPQTPYQVRAFKIWER from the coding sequence ATGTATACGAAGACGATGCTGGCCGTCGGAGCGGTCCTGACCACCCTCCTGACGATCCCTGCCGAAGCGGCGGTCCCGGTGGCGGCCCCGGCGGCGGTGCCGACGGCCGCGGCTCCGGCCCGCCCGGCGGCCGCGGCGGGCGGCACGGCGCTGGGGCCCTGCGGGCCGGGGCAGCTGTGCCTGTGGCCGAAGGCCGAGTTCAAGGGCAGGGCCCAGACCCACGAGCTGGCCTCGGTCGACATCGAGAGCTGCGTCGCCCTGCCCGCCGGGACGACCGCCCAGGCCCTCGCCAACCGGACCGGGCGGCCGGTCACCACCTACCAGTCCGCCGTCTGCGCGGAGACCGGCGAGTTCGAGACCTATCCGGGCCGAGGGACCTGGGTGCCCCAGACGCCCTACCAGGTCAGAGCCTTCAAGATCTGGGAGAGGTAG